In Alkalihalobacillus sp. FSL W8-0930, a single window of DNA contains:
- the rplS gene encoding 50S ribosomal protein L19, which translates to MSNIIQEITNEQLRTDLPDFRPGDTLTIHVKVVEGTRERIQLFEGVVIKRRGFGISETFTARKISYGVGVERTFPLHSPKIEKIEVKRRGKVRRAKLYYLRNLRGKAARIKELRRKA; encoded by the coding sequence ATGAGCAACATTATTCAAGAAATTACAAATGAGCAGCTTCGCACAGATCTTCCAGATTTCCGTCCTGGAGACACTTTAACAATTCACGTTAAGGTTGTTGAGGGAACTCGTGAGCGTATCCAGCTTTTTGAAGGCGTGGTTATCAAACGTCGCGGATTTGGAATCAGCGAAACATTTACAGCTCGCAAAATTTCTTATGGTGTAGGAGTTGAGCGTACATTCCCATTACATTCACCGAAAATCGAAAAGATCGAAGTGAAACGTCGCGGTAAAGTACGTCGTGCTAAGCTTTACTATCTACGTAACCTACGTGGAAAAGCTGCCCGCATCAAAGAACTTCGCAGAAAAGCATAA
- the trmD gene encoding tRNA (guanosine(37)-N1)-methyltransferase TrmD, producing MRIDVLSLFPDMFTGVFGHSILKLAQEKGLVSLNVTDFRTYSTNKHSRVDDYPYGGGAGMVLTPQPIFDAVEDVKQPDAKARVVLLCPQGEPYTQAKAEEFAKEEQLILICGHYEGYDERIRTHLVTDEISLGDYVLTGGELGAMVIVDSVTRLLKGALGNEESAQTDSFSTGMLEHPQYTRPAEFRGLEVPEVLLSGHHGRIEEWRTKESLKRTFERRPELIDEEYLTQKQQTWIKEWKEEM from the coding sequence ATGAGAATTGACGTTTTAAGTCTGTTTCCTGACATGTTTACAGGAGTCTTCGGACACTCTATTTTGAAGCTTGCCCAAGAAAAAGGGCTTGTCTCGCTAAACGTAACAGATTTTAGAACCTATTCAACGAATAAGCACAGCCGTGTGGATGACTATCCATATGGTGGGGGTGCAGGTATGGTCTTAACGCCTCAACCAATCTTTGATGCGGTAGAAGATGTGAAGCAGCCAGACGCAAAAGCGAGAGTAGTTTTGCTCTGCCCTCAAGGTGAGCCTTACACGCAAGCCAAAGCAGAGGAATTCGCCAAAGAAGAGCAGCTGATCTTGATCTGTGGTCATTACGAAGGCTATGATGAGCGTATCCGTACGCATCTTGTAACAGATGAGATTTCGCTAGGTGACTATGTGTTAACTGGTGGAGAGCTTGGAGCAATGGTTATTGTCGATAGTGTGACTCGTTTGCTTAAAGGAGCCCTGGGTAACGAAGAATCTGCACAAACAGACTCTTTCTCAACAGGAATGCTTGAGCATCCGCAGTACACGCGCCCAGCAGAGTTTCGCGGACTCGAAGTACCTGAGGTCTTACTCTCAGGTCATCACGGCCGTATTGAAGAATGGCGTACAAAAGAATCTCTCAAGCGAACATTCGAAAGACGTCCAGAGTTAATAGACGAAGAATATCTGACCCAAAAGCAGCAAACATGGATCAAAGAGTGGAAAGAAGAGATGTAA
- the rimM gene encoding ribosome maturation factor RimM (Essential for efficient processing of 16S rRNA) translates to MTEWYKVGQLVNTHGVRGEVKILSTTDFPENRFAKGSQLAIRQENGQYKTLTVASHRVHKQFHLLTFEGYTNINEVEGYKGLTLYVSADQQEELEIGEYYYHEIIGCTVIDEEGLKIGRVVEILSPGANDVWVVKREGQKDLLVPYIESVVREIDITNKTITIHLLEGLDV, encoded by the coding sequence ATGACGGAATGGTATAAAGTAGGACAGCTTGTTAATACACATGGTGTGCGTGGAGAGGTGAAAATTCTCTCAACAACAGACTTCCCTGAAAATCGATTTGCTAAAGGAAGTCAGCTTGCCATTAGACAGGAAAATGGACAGTACAAAACATTAACGGTTGCCTCGCATCGTGTTCATAAGCAATTTCATTTACTTACATTTGAAGGCTATACGAATATTAACGAGGTTGAGGGGTATAAAGGGCTTACCCTTTATGTGTCGGCCGATCAACAAGAAGAGCTTGAAATTGGTGAATACTATTATCACGAAATCATTGGCTGCACAGTCATTGATGAAGAAGGATTAAAAATCGGACGAGTGGTTGAGATTTTAAGTCCAGGGGCGAATGATGTATGGGTGGTAAAACGCGAAGGTCAAAAGGATCTTCTCGTCCCTTATATTGAGTCTGTTGTGCGAGAAATTGACATCACAAACAAGACGATTACGATTCATTTACTAGAAGGTCTTGATGTATGA
- a CDS encoding YlqD family protein, translating into MQFLQTVSIKQVLTETKKDTLTNELYAEQEQLTREIEQFQFQMHKSIKKTDSTSQEYQLRKRYEQEMNKRIEKKKGIEFRLQQLERLPIGSEITSGQAQAIVELQVGDPWPDATQTLEVVVKDGIIEQFRESRNSDDGMV; encoded by the coding sequence ATGCAGTTCTTGCAAACCGTTTCCATTAAACAAGTATTAACCGAAACCAAAAAAGATACATTAACGAATGAGCTCTATGCAGAACAAGAACAGCTCACACGTGAAATTGAGCAGTTTCAATTTCAAATGCACAAATCAATTAAAAAAACAGATTCCACCTCTCAAGAATATCAATTACGAAAGCGTTACGAGCAGGAAATGAATAAACGGATTGAAAAGAAAAAGGGAATTGAGTTCAGACTTCAACAGCTGGAGCGCCTTCCCATTGGCTCAGAGATTACAAGTGGCCAAGCACAGGCTATCGTTGAGCTACAGGTAGGTGATCCATGGCCAGACGCAACACAAACGCTTGAGGTCGTTGTGAAGGATGGAATCATTGAACAATTTCGAGAAAGTAGGAATTCGGATGACGGAATGGTATAA
- a CDS encoding KH domain-containing protein has translation MKTLVEHIAQSLVDDPESVKVEEHQEGQTVYLRLTVHPDDMGKVIGKNGRTAKALRSVVYAAVNKQGKKVKLDIVE, from the coding sequence ATGAAAACGTTGGTTGAACATATAGCTCAATCACTTGTTGATGATCCCGAATCTGTGAAGGTTGAAGAACATCAAGAAGGTCAGACAGTATATCTACGATTAACGGTTCATCCGGATGATATGGGAAAAGTGATTGGTAAAAACGGACGAACAGCAAAAGCTCTGCGCTCAGTTGTTTATGCAGCTGTGAACAAGCAGGGGAAGAAAGTAAAGCTGGATATCGTTGAATAA
- the rpsP gene encoding 30S ribosomal protein S16, translated as MAVKIRLKRIGSKKAPVYRVVVADSRAPRDGRFIEEIGTYNPVAQPAQFSVKEDKALDWMLKGAKPSDTVRNLFSKEGLMEKLHNAKNQK; from the coding sequence ATGGCTGTTAAAATTCGACTTAAACGTATTGGTTCAAAGAAAGCTCCTGTCTATCGTGTAGTAGTTGCAGATTCTCGTGCTCCACGTGATGGACGTTTCATCGAGGAAATCGGAACATACAACCCGGTTGCTCAACCTGCTCAGTTTTCTGTTAAAGAAGACAAAGCATTAGATTGGATGTTAAAAGGTGCAAAACCTTCTGACACAGTTCGTAACCTTTTCTCAAAAGAAGGGTTAATGGAAAAGCTTCACAACGCTAAAAACCAAAAGTAA